A single region of the Lotus japonicus ecotype B-129 chromosome 4, LjGifu_v1.2 genome encodes:
- the LOC130711486 gene encoding glyoxylase I 4-like isoform X2, with protein MLYSTDWSLKDLEDELRSVWESVRFYEEVLGFVLIKRPSSFKFNGAWLYSYGIGIHLLENPDIDEFDTPMNESRPINPKDNHISFQCTDVGLVKSRLEDMGMRYVTAVVEDGGIKVDQVFFHDPDGYMIELCNCENIPIVPVSSCSFKARGQSFKKVPNKCGFIENEMMESLSLDMINFSF; from the exons ATGTTGTATTCTACTGATTGGAGTTTGAAGGATCTTGAGGACGAGCTCAG ATCAGTGTGGGAATCTGTGAGGTTTTATGAGGAAGTCTTGGGCTTCGTTCTCATCAAACGCCCTTCTTCCTTCAAATTCAATGGAGCATG GTTGTACAGTTATGGTATTGGCATACACTTGCTCGAGAATCCAGACATTGACGAATTTGATACCCCTATGAATGAATCACGACCAATTAATCCCAAGGACAACCATATTTCATTCCAA TGTACAGATGTTGGACTTGTGAAGAGTAGACTTGAAGACATGGGGATGAGGTATGTTACAGCTGTGGTAGAGGATGGAGGAATAAAGGTGGACCAGGTGTTCTTCCACGATCCAGATGGGTACATGATAGAGCTCTGCAACTGTGAAAATATCCCAATAGTTCCTGTTTCTTCCTGCTCTTTCAAGGCTCGAGGCCAGAGCTTTAAGAAGGTTCCAAACAAGTGTGGGTTTATAGAGAATGAGATGATGGAAAGCTTGAGCTTGGACATGATAAACTTCTCGTTTTAA
- the LOC130711486 gene encoding glyoxylase I 4-like isoform X1 has translation MEIEEVGNCEALPLLSLNHVSILCRSVWESVRFYEEVLGFVLIKRPSSFKFNGAWLYSYGIGIHLLENPDIDEFDTPMNESRPINPKDNHISFQCTDVGLVKSRLEDMGMRYVTAVVEDGGIKVDQVFFHDPDGYMIELCNCENIPIVPVSSCSFKARGQSFKKVPNKCGFIENEMMESLSLDMINFSF, from the exons ATGGAGATTGAGGAAGTTGGCAACTGTGAAGCACTTCCCCTTCTGTCCCTGAATCATGTGTCTATTTTGTGCAGATCAGTGTGGGAATCTGTGAGGTTTTATGAGGAAGTCTTGGGCTTCGTTCTCATCAAACGCCCTTCTTCCTTCAAATTCAATGGAGCATG GTTGTACAGTTATGGTATTGGCATACACTTGCTCGAGAATCCAGACATTGACGAATTTGATACCCCTATGAATGAATCACGACCAATTAATCCCAAGGACAACCATATTTCATTCCAA TGTACAGATGTTGGACTTGTGAAGAGTAGACTTGAAGACATGGGGATGAGGTATGTTACAGCTGTGGTAGAGGATGGAGGAATAAAGGTGGACCAGGTGTTCTTCCACGATCCAGATGGGTACATGATAGAGCTCTGCAACTGTGAAAATATCCCAATAGTTCCTGTTTCTTCCTGCTCTTTCAAGGCTCGAGGCCAGAGCTTTAAGAAGGTTCCAAACAAGTGTGGGTTTATAGAGAATGAGATGATGGAAAGCTTGAGCTTGGACATGATAAACTTCTCGTTTTAA